From a region of the uncultured Desulfatiglans sp. genome:
- a CDS encoding hypothetical protein (Evidence 5 : Unknown function) produces the protein MHNVLQRVDLGKKRRAVLDFEVAFQVTIVAVSLDPLRIIHPLRAVLLDPFGDVAQRRHLVLAVIFQGLGRVGLTIGSVIRDRGQKTAQTLVHPKLTVGSDLWGLGIEGIQEVFRDPYIDISEVREQRRFISIRARTSLKQELPNDETHYYLNQTP, from the coding sequence GTGCATAATGTGCTGCAGCGGGTGGATTTGGGTAAAAAGAGAAGGGCCGTCTTGGACTTCGAAGTTGCTTTTCAAGTGACCATTGTGGCCGTAAGCCTTGACCCACTCCGGATCATCCACCCACTCCGTGCTGTTCTACTTGACCCGTTTGGCGACGTTGCGCAGCGTCGGCACCTTGTGCTTGCCGTAATTTTCCAGGGCCTTGGACGCGTAGGGCTCACCATCGGAAGCGTTATCCGTGATCGCGGCCAGAAAACCGCCCAGACCCTGGTTCACCCAAAGCTCACCGTCGGGAGTGATCTTTGGGGGTTGGGTATAGAAGGGATTCAAGAGGTTTTTCGGGATCCCTATATTGACATATCTGAAGTCCGTGAACAGCGAAGGTTTATTTCCATCCGTGCCCGAACCTCCTTGAAACAGGAACTTCCTAACGATGAGACGCATTATTATCTCAACCAAACGCCTTGA
- a CDS encoding conserved hypothetical protein (Evidence 4 : Unknown function but conserved in other organisms) — protein MLEKKRIIIAEDHKILREGLRSLLNMSDELEVIGEADDGMSAIRIIKELEPDLVLLDLNMPKMNGIAVIKEIKQICPKTKLLILTMHKKEEYILEVFKYGGNGYCLKSSGHEDLMMAIKAILSGKRYVSPEISDLVLEGYLESRRDVKLKTSFELLTQREKEVLKLVGEGYHNKQIANYLCISPKTVEKHRGNIMQKLDLHSASELTAYAIDKGLVITE, from the coding sequence ATGTTGGAGAAAAAACGGATCATTATTGCTGAAGATCACAAAATACTTCGGGAAGGACTCCGCTCCCTGCTGAATATGAGTGATGAATTGGAAGTGATTGGAGAGGCGGACGACGGAATGAGCGCTATCCGCATCATTAAAGAACTCGAACCTGATCTAGTCCTTCTAGATCTCAATATGCCGAAAATGAATGGCATAGCGGTGATTAAAGAGATCAAGCAAATCTGCCCGAAAACGAAACTGCTGATTCTTACCATGCACAAAAAAGAGGAATACATCCTTGAGGTTTTCAAGTATGGCGGAAACGGATACTGCCTCAAATCATCAGGCCACGAAGACCTGATGATGGCTATCAAGGCCATCCTTTCTGGCAAGCGGTACGTCAGTCCGGAAATATCTGACCTGGTACTGGAGGGATATCTGGAGAGCCGAAGAGACGTCAAGCTGAAGACATCTTTCGAGTTACTCACACAGCGCGAAAAGGAGGTCTTAAAACTGGTGGGAGAAGGGTATCACAACAAACAGATCGCCAATTATCTCTGCATCAGCCCGAAGACCGTGGAAAAGCACAGGGGGAACATTATGCAGAAGCTGGACCTCCATTCCGCTTCCGAACTTACCGCATACGCCATTGACAAGGGTCTGGTTATTACTGAATGA
- a CDS encoding ATPase/histidine kinase/DNA gyrase B/HSP90 domain protein, which translates to MHMETGTIVDNDADNARSKLNLLLVEDDEDDYVIIRELLSQIVTLELSLDWITGWEEAAAALESGRHDLCLLDYRLGIHDGLELLGEAQKKGWKTPVIFLTGQGEYEVDVCAMRLGAADYLVKDHLTTSLLERSLRYALERETSRKALQEAYNSLEARVQEKTADLAAANMELQRESERIKLFAYSVYHDLKNPAISIYGIAKRLLENYEDGLDDKGRACCRHLMKAAQQIATLTEMINMFIAAKEVPMNIEELDLKKALACIREGFSEQLESRHIKWSEPEHLPVIRADEVSLGRIFRNLVDNALKYGGSGLTEIRIGYRETGFFHILSVNDDGIGIKTDNPDKVFGPFTRTWNGQKAEGVGLGLAIVKEIADRHNGEVWIEPGALGGASISVSFPKWI; encoded by the coding sequence TTGCACATGGAAACAGGGACCATAGTGGATAATGACGCAGACAACGCCAGGAGTAAATTGAATCTTCTTTTGGTGGAAGATGATGAGGACGACTATGTCATCATAAGGGAGTTGCTTTCTCAAATCGTAACGCTGGAATTATCGCTGGACTGGATCACCGGATGGGAGGAGGCCGCAGCGGCGCTGGAGAGCGGAAGGCACGACCTCTGTTTGCTCGATTATCGGCTGGGCATTCATGATGGATTGGAGTTATTGGGGGAAGCCCAGAAGAAAGGTTGGAAGACACCCGTCATCTTCTTGACCGGTCAGGGGGAATATGAAGTCGATGTTTGTGCAATGAGGTTGGGCGCGGCGGATTATCTGGTGAAAGACCATCTGACGACATCTCTTCTTGAACGTTCCCTTCGTTACGCCCTCGAAAGGGAGACATCCAGAAAGGCACTGCAAGAGGCTTACAATAGTCTTGAAGCACGTGTACAGGAAAAGACCGCTGATCTGGCCGCGGCCAACATGGAACTGCAGCGGGAATCAGAGAGGATTAAGCTGTTTGCCTATTCGGTCTATCATGATCTCAAGAACCCGGCCATCAGTATTTACGGGATTGCAAAGCGTCTGCTGGAAAATTATGAAGATGGCTTAGATGACAAGGGCCGGGCGTGCTGCAGACATCTCATGAAGGCAGCCCAACAGATTGCGACCCTCACTGAAATGATCAATATGTTTATCGCCGCCAAAGAGGTGCCGATGAACATCGAAGAACTGGACCTTAAAAAGGCTCTCGCGTGCATCAGGGAGGGGTTTTCGGAGCAGCTCGAATCGCGTCACATCAAATGGTCGGAACCTGAACACCTTCCTGTCATTCGCGCCGACGAGGTATCCCTGGGTCGGATCTTTAGAAACCTGGTGGACAATGCCTTGAAATACGGTGGAAGCGGCCTCACGGAGATCAGGATCGGATACAGGGAAACAGGGTTTTTCCATATACTCTCGGTGAACGATGACGGTATCGGAATCAAGACCGATAACCCAGACAAAGTGTTCGGACCTTTCACAAGGACCTGGAACGGACAGAAAGCCGAGGGAGTGGGTCTGGGGCTGGCAATTGTAAAGGAGATCGCAGACAGACACAACGGAGAGGTCTGGATTGAGCCCGGGGCATTGGGAGGTGCCAGTATCTCTGTATCGTTCCCAAAGTGGATTTAG
- a CDS encoding Methylamine metabolism protein (fragment) gives MDDPEWVKAYGHNGHLKSNFEVQDGPSLFTQIHPLQHIMHFCNSRDVPGQGWPPPMPVRVPWPDPEVAENMNTTELGNLGLNPSLGQPVLQFLSTLSDTSTPTPP, from the coding sequence GTGGATGATCCGGAGTGGGTCAAGGCTTACGGCCACAATGGTCACTTGAAAAGCAACTTCGAAGTCCAAGACGGCCCTTCTCTTTTTACCCAAATCCACCCGCTGCAGCACATTATGCACTTTTGCAACAGCCGGGACGTTCCTGGACAGGGCTGGCCTCCCCCCATGCCCGTCAGGGTGCCCTGGCCGGACCCGGAAGTTGCAGAAAATATGAACACCACCGAGCTTGGCAACCTGGGCCTAAACCCCTCGTTGGGCCAGCCGGTCTTGCAATTTCTGTCCACCTTGTCGGACACATCAACCCCGACGCCCCCCTGA
- a CDS encoding hypothetical protein (Evidence 5 : Unknown function), giving the protein MTIRHGGVGGSEVEYEALSWSFLIPSVFGEVQIRIDLLGLAVEFTDALHILAHRHTSDGCLCGKKCVDESL; this is encoded by the coding sequence GTGACCATACGCCACGGGGGTGTTGGCGGTTCCGAGGTCGAGTACGAGGCGCTGTCTTGGTCCTTTCTTATTCCGAGCGTTTTCGGCGAGGTGCAAATACGCATAGACCTTCTTGGATTGGCGGTTGAATTTACGGACGCGCTTCATATACTCGCTCATAGGCATACCAGTGATGGATGTCTATGCGGTAAAAAGTGCGTCGATGAATCACTATAG
- a CDS encoding hypothetical protein (Evidence 5 : Unknown function): protein MRLIVRKFLFQGGSGTDGNKPSLFTDFRYVNIGIPKNLLNPFYTQPPKITPDGELWVNQGLGGFLAAITDNASDGEPYASKALENYGKHKVPTLRNVAKRVK from the coding sequence ATGCGTCTCATCGTTAGGAAGTTCCTGTTTCAAGGAGGTTCGGGCACGGATGGAAATAAACCTTCGCTGTTCACGGACTTCAGATATGTCAATATAGGGATCCCGAAAAACCTCTTGAATCCCTTCTATACCCAACCCCCAAAGATCACTCCCGACGGTGAGCTTTGGGTGAACCAGGGTCTGGGCGGTTTTCTGGCCGCGATCACGGATAACGCTTCCGATGGTGAGCCCTACGCGTCCAAGGCCCTGGAAAATTACGGCAAGCACAAGGTGCCGACGCTGCGCAACGTCGCCAAACGGGTCAAGTAG